One region of Sardina pilchardus chromosome 18, fSarPil1.1, whole genome shotgun sequence genomic DNA includes:
- the LOC134064281 gene encoding zinc finger protein 383-like produces MAARRAKQKNCSGRVDDIECNVSVNSDPLPSESLLRPVSVKLEPFDFQLCDLPSNQSSVVNDAHDMQFDLWDLKSEIKAETSCDEHLTFEVAEMIMNPFKDCDNCDVKPEKGQVTEHAFSEESLPHLTPQTRGDHHDEGPVVLTQQEESNQEEHHSGTIITGKMRRKKRKAKTQEKQQREHLCTLCGNMYASARNLDIHMRIHTGEKSYVCQSCGKAFARADRLSTHMRIHTGQRKPAKPHQFACSECERTFAIASNLRNHMRRHTEERPHACHLCEKRFFAANDRDKHVSIHLDLRPFVCSECGNSFRRKNTLNKHQRIHTGQRPYNCPECGKALRYKYTLDVHMKTHKK; encoded by the coding sequence ATGGCTGCAAGAAGGGCAAAACAGAAGAATTGTTCTGGGCGTGTAGATGACATTGAATGTAATGTCTCTGTGAATTCCGATCCACTTCCCTCTGAATCATTGCTACGGCCTGTCTCTGTAAAACTAGAACCTTTCGATTTTCAACTCTGTGATTTGCCCTCAAATCAATCTTCCGTTGTTAATGATGCTCACGACATGCAGTTTGATCTTTGGGACTTGAAATCTGAGATCAAGGCAGAAACGTCCTGTGATGAACATCTAACTTTTGAGGTTGCTGAGATGATTATGAACCCGTTTAAAGACTGTGACAACTGTGACGTTAAACCTGAAAAAGGGCAAGTTACCGAGCATGCATTTTCAGAGGAGAGTTTGCCGCATCTGACACCTCAGACACGAGGAGATCACCATGATGAAGGGCCTGTAGTTCTGACACAGCAAGAGGAGTCTAATCAGGAAGAGCATCATTCTGGGACTATCATAACTGGCAAaatgagaaggaaaaaaagaaaagcaaagacACAAGAGAAGCAGCAGAGAGAACATCTTTGCACACTCTGTGGGAACATGTATGCAAGTGCAAGGAATCTGGACATTCACATGCgcattcacactggagagaagtctTATGTCTGCCAAAGCTGCGGGAAGGCGTTTGCTCGTGCCGACCGGCTGTCAACCCATATGAGAATCCACACAGGTCAGCGAAAGCCAGCTAAACCACATCAGTTTGCTTGCAGCGAATGCGAGAGGACTTTTGCCATTGCGAGCAACCTTCGAAACCACATGCGTCGCCATACGGAGGAGCGACCGCATGCCTGTCATTTGTGCGAGAAACGCTTCTTTGCAGCAAATGACCGGGACAAGCATGTGAGCATCCACTTAGACCTGAGGCCTTTTGTTTGCTCTGAGTGCGGTAATAGCTTCCGTCGCAAGAACACATTAAATAAACACCAGCGCATCCACACGGGCCAGCGGCCATACAACTGCCCAGAGTGTGGGAAAGCCTTAAGGTATAAATACACTTTAGATGTGCACATGAAGACCCACAAGAAATGA
- the LOC134064282 gene encoding zinc finger protein 11-like, giving the protein MAARRAKQKNCSGRVDDIECNVSVNSDPLPSESLLRPVSVKLEPFDFQLCDLPSNQSSVVNDAHDMQFDLWDLKSEIKAETSCDEHLTFEVAEMIMNPFKDCDNCDVKPEKGQVTEHAVSEESLPHLTPQTRGDHHDEGPVVLTQQEESNQEEHHSGTIITGKMRRKKRKAKTQEKQHLCTLCGNTYASARNLDVHMRIHTGEKSYVCQSCGKEFARSDRLSTHMRIHTGQRKPAKPHQFACSQCERTFAIACNLRNHMLRHTEERPHACHFCEKRFFASNDRDKHVSIHLDLRPFVCSECGNSFLRKSTLNKHQRIHTGQRPYNCPECGKALRYKYSLDMHMKTHKK; this is encoded by the coding sequence ATGGCTGCAAGAAGGGCAAAACAGAAGAATTGTTCTGGGCGTGTAGATGACATTGAATGTAATGTCTCTGTGAATTCCGATCCACTTCCCTCTGAATCATTGCTACGGCCTGTCTCTGTAAAACTAGAACCTTTCGATTTTCAACTCTGTGATTTGCCCTCAAATCAATCTTCCGTTGTTAATGATGCTCACGACATGCAGTTTGATCTTTGGGACTTGAAATCTGAGATCAAGGCAGAAACGTCCTGTGATGAACATCTAACTTTTGAGGTTGCTGAGATGATTATGAACCCGTTTAAAGACTGTGACAACTGTGACGTTAAACCTGAAAAAGGGCAAGTTACCGAGCATGCAGTTTCAGAGGAGAGTTTGCCGCATCTGACACCTCAGACACGAGGAGATCACCATGATGAAGGGCCTGTAGTTCTGACACAGCAAGAGGAGTCTAATCAGGAAGAGCATCATTCTGGGACTATCATAACTGGTAAaatgagaaggaaaaaaagaaaagcaaagacACAAGAGAAGCAACATCTTTGCACACTCTGTGGGAACACGTATGCAAGTGCAAGGAATCTGGATGttcacatgcgcatacacactggagagaagtctTATGTCTGCCAAAGCTGTGGGAAGGAGTTTGCTCGTAGCGACCGGCTGTCAACCCATATGAGAATCCACACAGGTCAGCGAAAGCCAGCTAAACCACATCAGTTTGCTTGCAGCCAATGCGAGAGGACTTTTGCCATTGCGTGCAACCTTCGAAACCACATGCTTCGCCACACAGAGGAGCGACCGCATGCCTGTCATTTTTGCGAGAAACGCTTCTTTGCATCAAATGACCGGGACAAGCATGTGAGCATCCACTTGGACCTGAGGCCTTTTGTTTGCTCTGAGTGCGGTAATAGCTTCCTTCGCAAGAGCACATTAAATAAACACCAGCGCATCCACACGGGCCAGCGGCCATACAACTGCCCAGAGTGTGGGAAAGCCTTAAGGTATAAATACAGTTTAGATATGCACATGAAGACCCACAAGAAATGA